The Blastomonas fulva genome contains a region encoding:
- the lon gene encoding endopeptidase La yields the protein MFQTYPLLPLRDIVVFPQMIVPLFVGRDKSVAALERAMEQDKEIFLVAQLDPARDDPDRDDLYDIGVIATVLQLLKLPDGTVRVLVEGGERARLNRLEVTGDHVLAEVEALPARAVSGTDVNALMRSVVDQFENYAKLNKKMPAETAVQLAEIDDASKLADAVAANIAVKVADKQSLLTEDDPVKRLEMVFGFMEGELGVLQVEKKIRGRVKRQMEKTQREYYLNEQLKAIQSELGNGDGDDGNGVAELAAKIEKLKLSPEAKAKATSELKKLRSMAPMSAEATVVRNYLDVLLGLPWGKKSKLKKDITEAQKVLDDDHFGLEKVKDRIIEYLAVQARTNKLKGPILCLVGPPGVGKTSLGRSIAKATGREFVRQSLGGVRDEAEIRGHRRTYIGSLPGKIVNNLKKAGTSNPLFLLDEIDKLGQDFRGDPASALLEVLDPEQNGKFQDHYLEIDIDLSDIMFVTTANSLNLPQPLLDRMEIIRLEGYTEDEKVEIAKRHLIAKQIEAHGLKAGEFELTEEGLRDLIRYYTREAGVRTLEREIARLARKSLRRILEGKDKGVVITGDNLSDFAGVRKYRHGIGETENDIGAVTGLAWTEVGGELLTIEAVTVPGKGMIKTTGKLGEVMQESVQAAFSFVKARAPAYGIKPSLFARKDIHIHLPEGAVPKDGPSAGIGMVTSIISTLTGNAVRREVAMTGEVTLRGRVLPIGGLKEKLLAALRGGITTVLIPAENEKDLAEIPENAKQGLTIIPVSHVDEVLRVALVDPLVPIEWTEADELAAQPRVGGSDIAGGAVTH from the coding sequence ATGTTCCAGACCTATCCCCTGCTTCCCCTGCGCGACATCGTGGTGTTCCCGCAGATGATTGTCCCGCTGTTCGTGGGCCGCGACAAGTCCGTCGCCGCACTCGAGCGGGCGATGGAGCAGGACAAGGAAATCTTCCTCGTCGCGCAGCTCGACCCGGCGCGGGACGATCCCGATCGTGATGATCTCTACGACATCGGCGTGATCGCCACCGTGCTCCAGTTACTCAAGCTTCCCGATGGCACCGTCCGCGTGTTGGTCGAGGGCGGCGAACGTGCGCGTCTCAACCGGCTCGAGGTCACAGGCGACCATGTGCTGGCCGAGGTCGAGGCGTTGCCCGCGCGCGCCGTCAGCGGCACCGATGTCAACGCGCTGATGCGTTCGGTGGTCGATCAGTTCGAAAACTATGCCAAGCTCAACAAGAAGATGCCCGCCGAAACCGCGGTGCAGCTTGCGGAGATCGATGATGCGTCCAAGCTCGCCGATGCGGTGGCTGCGAACATCGCGGTCAAGGTTGCCGACAAGCAGAGCCTGCTGACCGAGGATGACCCGGTCAAGCGTCTGGAGATGGTGTTCGGCTTCATGGAAGGCGAGCTCGGCGTGCTGCAGGTCGAGAAGAAGATCCGTGGCCGCGTCAAGCGCCAAATGGAAAAGACCCAGCGCGAATATTATCTCAATGAGCAGCTCAAGGCGATCCAGTCCGAGCTGGGCAATGGCGATGGCGACGATGGCAACGGTGTTGCCGAACTCGCCGCCAAGATCGAGAAGCTGAAGCTGTCCCCCGAAGCCAAGGCCAAGGCGACGTCCGAGCTCAAGAAGCTGCGCAGCATGGCGCCGATGTCAGCCGAAGCGACCGTGGTGCGCAACTATCTCGACGTGTTGCTGGGCCTGCCCTGGGGCAAGAAGTCGAAGCTCAAGAAGGACATTACCGAAGCGCAGAAGGTGCTCGACGATGACCATTTTGGGCTGGAGAAGGTCAAGGACCGGATCATCGAATATCTCGCCGTTCAGGCACGAACCAACAAGCTCAAGGGCCCGATCCTGTGCCTTGTCGGCCCTCCGGGCGTCGGCAAGACCTCGCTCGGCCGGTCGATCGCGAAGGCGACGGGCCGCGAGTTCGTGCGCCAGTCGCTCGGCGGCGTGCGTGACGAAGCGGAAATCCGCGGCCACCGCCGAACCTATATTGGCTCGCTTCCGGGCAAGATCGTCAACAATCTGAAGAAGGCCGGGACCAGCAATCCGCTGTTCCTGCTCGACGAGATCGACAAGCTTGGCCAGGATTTCCGCGGCGACCCGGCATCGGCACTGCTCGAGGTCCTCGACCCCGAACAGAACGGCAAGTTCCAGGACCATTATCTGGAGATCGACATCGATCTGTCGGACATCATGTTCGTGACCACCGCGAACAGCCTGAACCTGCCGCAGCCGCTGCTCGACCGCATGGAGATCATCCGGCTCGAGGGCTATACCGAGGACGAGAAGGTCGAGATCGCCAAGCGGCACCTGATCGCCAAGCAGATCGAAGCGCATGGGCTGAAGGCGGGTGAGTTCGAGCTGACCGAAGAGGGCTTGCGCGACCTGATCCGCTATTACACCCGCGAGGCGGGCGTGCGCACGCTCGAGCGCGAAATCGCCCGGCTGGCGCGCAAGTCGCTGCGCCGGATCCTTGAAGGCAAGGACAAGGGTGTCGTCATCACCGGCGACAACCTCTCCGACTTCGCCGGGGTGCGCAAATATCGCCACGGCATCGGCGAGACCGAGAACGACATCGGTGCGGTGACGGGGCTTGCCTGGACCGAAGTGGGCGGCGAACTGCTGACCATCGAGGCAGTGACCGTGCCTGGCAAGGGCATGATCAAGACCACCGGCAAGCTTGGCGAGGTCATGCAGGAATCGGTGCAGGCGGCGTTCTCGTTCGTCAAGGCGCGGGCTCCTGCTTATGGTATCAAGCCCAGCCTCTTCGCGCGCAAGGATATCCATATCCACCTTCCCGAAGGTGCGGTCCCCAAGGATGGTCCGTCTGCGGGTATCGGCATGGTCACCTCGATCATCTCGACGCTCACCGGCAATGCCGTCCGCCGCGAGGTGGCGATGACCGGGGAGGTCACGCTGCGCGGCCGGGTACTGCCGATCGGCGGGCTCAAGGAAAAGCTGCTCGCGGCGCTGCGCGGGGGCATCACGACCGTGCTCATCCCGGCAGAAAACGAGAAGGACCTCGCCGAGATTCCGGAAAACGCCAAGCAGGGGCTTACCATCATCCCCGTGAGCCATGTCGACGAGGTGCTGCGTGTCGCCCTGGTCGATCCGCTGGTTCCGATCGAATGGACCGAGGCGGACGAACTGGCTGCGCAACCGCGAGTCGGCGGCAGCGATATCGCGGGCGGTGCGGTCACGCACTGA
- a CDS encoding HU family DNA-binding protein: MNKNDLISAVADQSGLSKTDASKAVEAVFDSISGALAKGSEVRLVGFGTFSVSKRKASTGRNPRTGEKMEIKASTQPKFKAGKGLKDAVN, from the coding sequence ATGAACAAGAATGATCTCATTTCTGCAGTCGCTGATCAGAGCGGCCTCAGCAAGACCGACGCCAGCAAGGCGGTGGAAGCAGTGTTTGATTCGATCAGTGGTGCGCTTGCCAAGGGCAGCGAAGTCCGCCTGGTCGGCTTCGGCACGTTTTCCGTGAGCAAGCGCAAGGCATCGACCGGACGCAACCCGCGCACCGGCGAGAAGATGGAAATCAAGGCATCTACCCAGCCCAAGTTCAAGGCCGGCAAGGGCCTCAAGGATGCAGTCAACTGA
- a CDS encoding eCIS core domain-containing protein, whose translation MHGLKIAAGSLAWLGAMALGGCIERPSEEMLTPPPRVARALAVLGEQSVQSSRRVAAQAQRESGRLVQRSARVTAPVLAQAIRHAEAQSSRAGARSIPAPMAETLAPYFDRKLIGSVRWTIGTGRVDLGTFLTEQYMDEGAVALNRQVVFSSERLTQNVWIWAHELAHVEQYQRKGINGFAAAYIRDWQAIEREATARANEVTAAIRKAG comes from the coding sequence ATGCATGGATTGAAGATCGCAGCGGGATCGCTGGCATGGCTGGGCGCGATGGCTCTGGGTGGCTGTATCGAACGGCCGAGCGAAGAGATGCTGACGCCGCCTCCCAGGGTGGCCCGCGCGCTTGCAGTGCTGGGCGAGCAATCCGTCCAGTCGTCCCGGCGGGTGGCAGCGCAGGCACAGCGCGAGTCCGGTCGTCTGGTGCAGCGGTCAGCGCGCGTGACCGCCCCGGTTCTCGCCCAGGCGATCCGTCATGCCGAGGCGCAATCCTCGCGCGCGGGTGCGCGCAGCATCCCTGCGCCGATGGCGGAAACCCTGGCACCCTATTTCGACCGGAAACTGATCGGCTCGGTCCGCTGGACAATCGGGACGGGCCGGGTCGATCTGGGCACCTTCCTGACCGAGCAGTACATGGACGAGGGCGCGGTCGCGCTCAACCGCCAGGTGGTGTTCTCCAGCGAACGGCTGACGCAGAATGTGTGGATCTGGGCGCACGAACTGGCGCATGTCGAACAGTATCAGCGCAAGGGCATCAATGGCTTTGCTGCGGCCTATATCCGCGACTGGCAGGCGATCGAGCGCGAGGCTACCGCGCGCGCCAACGAGGTGACCGCGGCCATCCGCAAGGCGGGCTGA
- the rlmB gene encoding 23S rRNA (guanosine(2251)-2'-O)-methyltransferase RlmB translates to MAKRGARNRQRKAGLEGGKFPRFWGTHAVEAAFNNPERQIRWIRGTREALSDMELPQGVPVEFADVADLARLVARDAPHQGVVIEVEPLDDMVLADVLSGDPLRPIVVLDQVTDPHNVGAIFRSAAAFDAAAIVTQDRHAPPESGTVAKAASGALEIVPWVRVVNLSRALEEMADAGYWRIGLDGEAGDTLAQTLGTGPIALVLGAEGEGLRHNVAGHCDVLARLPISSAMESLNVSNAAAISLYAIRMDRGEG, encoded by the coding sequence ATGGCAAAGCGCGGCGCGCGCAACCGGCAACGCAAGGCCGGTCTTGAAGGTGGCAAGTTTCCCCGATTCTGGGGCACCCATGCGGTGGAAGCAGCGTTCAACAACCCCGAACGGCAGATCCGATGGATTCGCGGCACCCGCGAAGCGCTGTCCGACATGGAATTGCCGCAGGGTGTTCCGGTCGAATTCGCCGACGTCGCCGATCTTGCGCGGCTGGTCGCGCGAGATGCGCCGCACCAGGGTGTGGTGATCGAGGTCGAACCGCTCGACGACATGGTGCTTGCCGATGTCCTGTCGGGCGATCCGCTTCGCCCGATCGTCGTGCTCGATCAGGTCACAGATCCGCACAATGTCGGCGCGATCTTCCGCTCCGCCGCGGCATTCGACGCCGCGGCCATCGTGACGCAGGACCGGCACGCTCCGCCCGAATCGGGCACCGTGGCCAAGGCGGCATCGGGCGCGCTCGAGATCGTCCCCTGGGTGCGCGTGGTGAATCTGTCGCGCGCGCTCGAAGAAATGGCCGATGCCGGCTATTGGCGGATCGGGCTCGATGGCGAGGCAGGCGATACCCTGGCGCAGACGCTGGGCACCGGCCCGATCGCGCTGGTGCTCGGCGCCGAAGGCGAAGGATTGCGGCACAATGTCGCGGGCCATTGCGACGTGCTTGCCCGCCTGCCGATCAGCAGCGCGATGGAAAGCCTGAACGTCTCCAATGCGGCGGCGATCTCGCTCTACGCGATTCGGATGGACCGGGGAGAAGGCTGA
- a CDS encoding tyrosine-type recombinase/integrase encodes MGKLTVVAIRAALSNPGTYHDGDGLALRVDKRGGAYWLLRLQRDGKRQDIGLGSATLLSLAEARRKSVELRKAVKVDRRDVVTEKKDEAAAKVTFCDAARQYHAENRAGWKSAVYARQWLASLENYAFPKLGDVPTGSITAADIITVLKPIWQEIPETARQVRNRICAVLDYAHAKGWRSTEAPSGNSSLKAGRGLPRQAKSRENRKAMPYVALPAFITALRRKPSFGRMALELLILTGVRSQEVRLATWSEFDLEGRLWAIPADHMKRGKAHMVPISDAAQAVLARADAFRLPDTDVVFPGVAGKPMSDMTLLKVLRDMSEPFHVHGFRSTFTDWAANEGFADPVVEAALAHKTPDAVQAAYRRTTYLGTPSQPGARVKLMNAWGRFCVGGAVGMNQVVPRPANKAG; translated from the coding sequence ATGGGCAAACTCACAGTCGTTGCAATCAGGGCAGCATTGTCGAATCCCGGTACCTACCACGACGGTGATGGGCTAGCCCTCAGGGTGGACAAGAGAGGCGGAGCATACTGGCTCTTGCGTCTCCAGCGCGACGGCAAGCGCCAGGACATCGGGCTGGGAAGTGCCACGCTTCTGTCACTCGCAGAGGCCCGGCGTAAGTCCGTAGAGCTGCGCAAAGCGGTCAAGGTTGATCGGCGCGATGTCGTGACGGAGAAAAAGGACGAAGCAGCAGCGAAGGTGACGTTCTGCGACGCCGCGCGCCAGTATCATGCAGAAAATCGGGCCGGCTGGAAAAGTGCCGTTTATGCGCGCCAATGGCTCGCCAGCCTAGAAAACTATGCATTTCCCAAATTGGGCGATGTGCCGACCGGCAGCATTACAGCCGCCGACATCATCACGGTGCTGAAACCGATCTGGCAGGAAATTCCAGAGACCGCTCGCCAAGTGCGGAACCGGATTTGTGCCGTGCTGGACTATGCTCACGCTAAAGGCTGGCGCTCAACCGAGGCACCTTCAGGCAATAGTAGTCTGAAGGCAGGGCGCGGGTTACCCCGGCAGGCAAAATCGCGAGAGAATCGCAAAGCAATGCCCTATGTTGCTTTGCCCGCCTTCATAACCGCTTTGCGGCGCAAGCCATCCTTTGGGCGGATGGCCCTCGAACTGCTTATTCTTACAGGCGTCCGCAGCCAAGAGGTCCGGCTGGCGACATGGTCCGAATTTGATCTTGAAGGCCGTCTGTGGGCTATTCCGGCCGATCACATGAAGCGGGGCAAAGCGCACATGGTTCCGATCTCTGACGCGGCACAGGCGGTGCTGGCGAGAGCGGATGCTTTTCGGCTTCCGGACACCGATGTTGTTTTCCCCGGTGTGGCGGGCAAACCGATGTCCGACATGACGTTGCTTAAGGTGCTGCGCGACATGAGCGAGCCGTTCCACGTTCATGGATTTCGTTCCACATTCACTGATTGGGCGGCGAACGAGGGCTTTGCTGATCCCGTCGTGGAGGCTGCGCTGGCTCACAAGACGCCCGATGCGGTGCAGGCTGCCTATCGCCGTACCACCTATCTTGGCACGCCGAGCCAGCCGGGCGCACGCGTCAAACTCATGAATGCTTGGGGTCGCTTTTGCGTTGGCGGTGCGGTCGGCATGAACCAGGTCGTACCGCGACCTGCAAACAAAGCGGGATAG
- a CDS encoding tyrosine-type recombinase/integrase: MNELIAIGTVSPLRQRLIEDMNMRRFSRETQRNYIRDVGRFATWLGRSPHTATAEDLRRFQIDQRETGVPVPTMNSIVAALRFFFTHTLDRPDLARKLVRTSHARKIPVVLTQDEVKRLLEATTCLKHQAALSVAYGAGLRVGEVSALKVRDIDSKRMVLRIERGKGGRYRNAMLPEGLLVLLREWWRAGRQQGVLHADSWLFPGRSALLPISTRQLYRVVVEAAEAADITRRVGPHTLRHSFATHLLEDGVDIRVIQALLGHAKLNTTAFYTQVATKTMRAVISPLDRLALTSSTAQVPDG; encoded by the coding sequence ATGAACGAGCTTATAGCGATCGGTACGGTCAGCCCGCTGCGCCAGCGGTTGATCGAGGACATGAACATGCGGCGCTTCAGCCGCGAGACGCAGCGCAACTATATCCGCGATGTTGGACGTTTCGCCACATGGCTGGGACGCTCGCCGCACACGGCAACTGCAGAGGATCTGCGGCGCTTCCAGATCGACCAACGCGAGACCGGCGTTCCGGTGCCGACGATGAACAGCATAGTTGCAGCGCTGCGGTTCTTCTTCACCCACACGCTGGATCGGCCCGATCTGGCGCGCAAGCTGGTGCGCACTTCGCACGCCCGCAAGATCCCCGTGGTGCTGACCCAGGACGAGGTGAAGCGGTTGCTGGAGGCCACGACCTGCCTCAAGCATCAGGCAGCGCTGTCGGTTGCCTATGGCGCGGGACTGCGCGTCGGCGAGGTCTCGGCGCTCAAGGTGCGCGACATCGACAGCAAGCGCATGGTGCTGCGTATCGAGCGTGGCAAGGGTGGCCGATATCGCAACGCCATGCTGCCCGAAGGCCTGCTCGTGCTGCTGCGCGAGTGGTGGCGCGCCGGACGACAACAGGGCGTGTTGCATGCAGACAGCTGGCTTTTCCCAGGCAGAAGCGCGCTGCTGCCGATCAGCACCCGGCAGCTGTATCGCGTCGTCGTCGAGGCAGCCGAGGCAGCGGACATCACAAGGCGGGTCGGCCCGCACACCTTGCGGCACAGCTTCGCCACCCATCTGCTGGAGGACGGGGTCGATATCCGCGTCATCCAGGCGTTGCTGGGCCATGCCAAGCTTAACACCACCGCTTTCTACACACAGGTGGCAACCAAGACGATGCGAGCGGTGATCAGTCCGCTCGACAGGCTGGCCTTGACCTCATCCACCGCGCAGGTGCCCGACGGCTGA
- a CDS encoding IS91 family transposase, translated as MRTSIEVADIFRVAGPGYRIAHAGHLSLHQLKIMSAVEHCRTATMGGHVEACTDCGHWRIAYNSCRNRHCPKCQGAAARTWLAEREADLLPVGYFHVVFTLPAQVSAIAFHNKALLYDLLFKAASQTMLTIAADPRHLGARIGITAVLHTWGSALTHHPHVHMIVPGGGIARDGERWISARPAFLLPVRVLGALFRRLFLTRLIALHDAGKLGFFGSLAHLAERRAFLRHLSPVRRKRWVVYAKPPFAGPEAVLAYLARYTHRVAISNSRILRFDSEGVTFRYKDYRRNGAQRQQDMTLGADEFIRRFLLHNLPRGFHRIRHYGLLAGATRKAHLEHARRLLAVAPPAIDDTAVDPPDHRPPCPCCGGSMVIIETFERRYQPRAPPHPVNASGRTSS; from the coding sequence GTGCGCACCTCCATAGAGGTGGCCGACATCTTCCGCGTTGCAGGGCCTGGCTATCGCATTGCCCATGCCGGGCATCTGAGCCTGCACCAGCTCAAGATCATGTCGGCCGTCGAGCATTGCCGCACCGCTACAATGGGCGGTCACGTCGAAGCCTGCACAGACTGCGGGCATTGGCGGATCGCCTATAACAGCTGTCGCAACCGGCATTGCCCCAAGTGCCAGGGAGCAGCCGCGCGTACCTGGCTGGCCGAGCGCGAGGCCGACCTGTTGCCGGTGGGCTATTTCCACGTCGTGTTCACGCTCCCGGCACAGGTCAGCGCCATTGCGTTCCACAACAAGGCGCTGCTCTATGACCTGCTGTTCAAGGCCGCCTCCCAGACGATGCTGACCATCGCCGCCGACCCCAGGCATCTGGGCGCACGTATCGGCATTACCGCTGTACTCCACACCTGGGGCTCGGCGCTTACCCATCATCCGCATGTCCATATGATCGTGCCCGGCGGCGGTATCGCGCGTGATGGCGAGCGCTGGATATCTGCGCGCCCGGCCTTTCTTCTGCCCGTCCGTGTCCTGGGCGCCCTGTTCCGCCGCCTGTTCCTCACGCGGCTGATCGCGCTCCACGATGCCGGCAAGCTCGGGTTCTTCGGCAGCCTGGCGCATCTCGCCGAGCGGCGGGCCTTTCTGCGTCATCTGTCACCGGTCCGCAGAAAGCGCTGGGTGGTCTATGCCAAGCCGCCCTTTGCAGGACCTGAGGCGGTGCTCGCCTATCTGGCGCGCTATACCCACCGCGTCGCCATCTCGAACAGCCGCATCCTCCGCTTCGACAGTGAAGGCGTCACGTTCCGCTACAAGGATTATCGCCGCAATGGCGCGCAGCGCCAGCAGGACATGACCTTAGGCGCCGACGAGTTCATCCGTCGCTTCCTGCTGCACAACCTGCCACGCGGGTTCCACCGGATACGCCATTACGGGCTGCTGGCCGGTGCGACCCGCAAGGCCCATCTCGAACACGCCCGCCGACTGCTGGCGGTTGCGCCACCTGCCATCGATGACACGGCTGTCGATCCGCCGGACCATCGGCCACCGTGCCCGTGCTGCGGTGGCAGCATGGTCATCATCGAGACTTTCGAGCGCAGATATCAGCCGCGCGCACCACCGCATCCTGTCAACGCATCCGGGAGAACATCGTCGTGA
- a CDS encoding tyrosine-type recombinase/integrase yields the protein MDTITTAAPNNALRERMLQDMTMRSFGEHTQKDYIRHVRSFAAFLGRPPDTATIEDLRRYQIAQHERAISPATINGAVSALRFLFGITLKRPEMALGLVVVRCTPKLREVLSVEEAARLIEAAPGIKYKAAFGVAYGAGLRVSEIAHLKVDDIDSTRMLIRVEQGKGRKDRNAMLSPHLLDLLRQWWREGKRRGVMLPHGWLFPGRSCTDPISARQLHRAVHEAAEFAGIRKRVSPHTLRHSFATHLLEQDVDIRVIQVLLGHTKIGTTAIYTKVSTRTMQAVASPLDRIFSLMEGPKRTASPPG from the coding sequence ATGGATACCATCACTACCGCTGCCCCGAACAATGCCTTGCGCGAGCGTATGTTGCAGGACATGACGATGCGTAGCTTTGGGGAGCACACGCAGAAGGACTATATCCGGCACGTCCGGTCATTTGCCGCGTTTCTCGGCCGACCACCCGATACGGCCACGATCGAAGACCTCCGGCGCTATCAGATCGCTCAGCATGAGCGTGCCATCAGTCCAGCAACCATCAACGGGGCTGTATCGGCATTGCGTTTCCTGTTCGGTATAACCCTCAAGCGGCCGGAGATGGCACTGGGACTTGTTGTCGTTCGCTGCACACCCAAGCTGCGCGAGGTTCTGAGCGTCGAGGAGGCTGCGCGGCTGATCGAGGCTGCACCGGGCATCAAGTACAAGGCAGCGTTCGGCGTGGCCTATGGCGCGGGTCTGCGCGTGTCCGAGATTGCCCACCTGAAGGTTGACGATATCGACAGCACGCGCATGCTGATCCGGGTCGAGCAGGGCAAGGGGCGCAAGGATCGTAACGCCATGCTCTCGCCGCATCTGCTGGATCTGCTTCGGCAATGGTGGCGTGAAGGCAAGCGGCGCGGGGTCATGTTACCGCACGGCTGGTTATTCCCGGGGCGCAGTTGCACCGACCCGATCTCGGCACGCCAGTTGCACCGCGCCGTGCATGAGGCGGCTGAGTTCGCCGGGATCCGCAAACGCGTGAGCCCGCATACCCTGCGCCACAGCTTTGCCACTCACCTGCTCGAGCAGGATGTCGACATCCGCGTGATCCAGGTCCTGCTTGGGCACACCAAGATCGGTACCACCGCCATCTACACCAAGGTATCGACCAGGACGATGCAGGCGGTGGCGAGCCCGCTCGACCGCATCTTCAGCCTGATGGAAGGCCCCAAGCGAACGGCATCGCCGCCCGGTTGA
- a CDS encoding IS91 family transposase yields the protein MRTSIEVADILRSAGPAYRAAHAGHLSLGQLKVMTAIETCRTAALGGHVEACDDCGHWRIAYNSCRNRHCPKCQGAAARTWLAAREADLLPVGYFHVVFTLPAEVADIAWQNKAVVYDLLFRAAADTMLTIAADPRHLGARVGITAVLHTWGSALTHHPHVHMIVPGGGITPDGKRWVSSRPAFLLPVRVLGALFRRLFLTRLLALYDAGKLAFFNTLAGLATRKVFLRHLSPIRKKRWVVYAKPPFAGPQAVLAYLSRYTHRVAISNQRLLAFDDASVTFRYKDYRRSGAERQQVMTLATDEFIRRFLIHVLPRGFHRIRHYGLLASSTHKDAMALARSLLGGAAPVEEPEPEEPPDHRPPCPCCGGHMTIIETFARCYQPRAPPPPVSSARRHAP from the coding sequence GTGCGCACCTCGATCGAGGTCGCCGACATCTTGCGGAGTGCCGGGCCCGCGTATCGCGCAGCCCATGCCGGCCATCTGAGCCTCGGCCAGCTCAAGGTCATGACGGCGATCGAGACCTGCCGCACCGCAGCCCTTGGCGGTCACGTCGAGGCCTGCGACGACTGCGGGCACTGGCGGATCGCCTACAACTCCTGCCGCAACCGGCATTGCCCCAAGTGCCAGGGTGCGGCGGCGCGCACCTGGCTGGCCGCGCGCGAGGCCGATCTGCTGCCCGTGGGATACTTCCACGTCGTGTTCACGCTGCCGGCCGAGGTCGCGGATATCGCGTGGCAGAACAAGGCGGTGGTCTATGACCTGCTGTTCCGCGCGGCTGCGGACACGATGCTGACCATCGCCGCCGATCCCAGGCACCTCGGCGCGCGCGTCGGCATCACCGCCGTATTGCATACGTGGGGATCGGCACTGACCCATCACCCGCATGTGCACATGATCGTGCCCGGCGGGGGTATCACGCCAGACGGCAAGCGGTGGGTCTCGTCGCGCCCGGCGTTCCTTCTACCAGTGCGTGTGCTGGGCGCATTGTTCCGCCGGCTGTTCCTCACCCGGCTGCTGGCATTGTACGATGCCGGCAAGCTGGCCTTCTTCAACACCTTGGCGGGCCTCGCGACACGCAAGGTCTTCCTCCGGCATCTGTCGCCGATCCGGAAGAAGCGCTGGGTGGTCTACGCCAAACCGCCTTTTGCCGGGCCGCAGGCGGTGCTGGCCTATCTCTCGCGCTACACCCACCGCGTCGCCATCTCGAACCAGCGGCTCCTTGCCTTCGACGATGCCAGCGTGACGTTCCGTTACAAGGATTACCGTCGCAGCGGGGCTGAACGCCAGCAGGTCATGACGCTGGCGACGGACGAGTTCATCCGCCGCTTCCTGATCCACGTCCTGCCGCGCGGCTTCCATCGCATCCGGCATTACGGCCTGCTCGCCAGTTCGACGCACAAGGACGCCATGGCGCTCGCCCGCAGTCTCCTGGGGGGCGCTGCGCCGGTCGAGGAGCCCGAACCGGAAGAACCGCCCGACCATCGCCCGCCATGCCCATGCTGCGGCGGGCACATGACCATCATCGAGACCTTTGCCCGTTGCTACCAACCGCGTGCACCGCCACCCCCAGTATCCTCGGCCCGGAGACACGCGCCATGA